A genome region from Lactobacillus sp. ESL0791 includes the following:
- a CDS encoding FAD-binding protein, translated as MIYDKNTKWDVSYDVIVLGFGGAGATAARFAADAGARVLLVDSAPEGHEGGNTRYCGQLIMSGSDQQKIKEYFINLTKPMSYDEEMVDVYTAKLAEMPAYVEKYLGVKPVSVRELINQEPGKYGALKSMTPEYPELSGAEAFDFLLVHRGFGDAALWKKLRQEVIDRSKQIDVWFNAPAQHLIKAEDDRTIIGVQIERGQRLVNVKANNGVVLTLGGFENNQDKVQNYIGEPDIGPIGTVYNTGKGIDLAIEANADLWHMQSVSGSMTLLNYDQGQRAPLVAGPEMSVGSIIQVGDDGTRYHNEAEPARHGYWYNHGLWRQPQTQAHPYLIFDQAQYTEFANTGRYQQLLDVAVKALSLAELAGKIGLVPDKLEQTVKDFNDKAAKQDDAEFHRPAATMRPLAGSVYYAVALKQAMLNTQGGPRRNSRAEVVDTAGQPVPHLYAAGELGSIWGGQYQGGGDISDCLIFGKIAGENAAAPKTDNKQFSASSTAKTGPVQNILGSDIAEATYSTGKNQYLGESNAGMGDEIIVRVTVDEQKKIKQVEVLKHEESPDYGLKAIEELPKKMVAENTYDVDAVSGASASSRGIKEAVKNALDKVK; from the coding sequence ATGATTTATGATAAAAATACAAAATGGGATGTTTCCTATGATGTTATTGTTTTAGGGTTTGGTGGTGCCGGAGCTACGGCCGCCCGTTTTGCTGCCGATGCAGGCGCAAGGGTCTTGCTTGTTGATTCAGCTCCCGAAGGACACGAAGGCGGCAATACGCGTTATTGTGGGCAGTTGATTATGTCCGGTTCTGATCAGCAAAAGATCAAAGAGTATTTTATTAATCTAACCAAGCCAATGAGCTATGATGAGGAAATGGTTGATGTTTATACCGCCAAATTGGCTGAGATGCCTGCTTACGTTGAAAAATATTTGGGCGTTAAGCCGGTCAGTGTCCGTGAATTGATTAACCAAGAGCCTGGTAAATATGGTGCGTTGAAGTCGATGACGCCGGAATATCCAGAATTGTCTGGTGCGGAAGCCTTCGATTTTCTGCTAGTACATAGAGGCTTTGGCGATGCGGCCTTATGGAAGAAACTACGACAAGAAGTAATTGACCGCAGTAAGCAGATTGATGTTTGGTTTAATGCCCCTGCGCAACATTTGATCAAGGCCGAGGATGACAGAACAATTATTGGTGTACAAATTGAGCGCGGGCAGCGGCTGGTTAACGTTAAGGCCAATAATGGGGTTGTACTGACCTTAGGCGGCTTTGAAAATAATCAGGATAAGGTGCAAAATTACATCGGTGAACCAGATATTGGGCCAATTGGGACTGTTTATAATACCGGCAAGGGGATTGATCTTGCAATTGAAGCCAATGCCGACTTGTGGCATATGCAGTCAGTTTCCGGTTCTATGACTCTGCTGAATTACGATCAGGGACAGAGGGCACCACTGGTTGCGGGACCGGAAATGAGTGTCGGTTCGATTATCCAAGTGGGTGATGATGGTACCCGTTATCATAATGAAGCCGAACCGGCACGTCACGGTTACTGGTATAATCATGGCCTCTGGCGGCAGCCGCAGACACAGGCACACCCATATTTGATTTTTGATCAAGCCCAGTATACTGAATTTGCCAATACTGGTAGATATCAGCAGCTGCTTGATGTGGCAGTCAAAGCGTTAAGCTTAGCAGAATTAGCTGGCAAGATTGGACTTGTACCTGATAAGCTGGAACAAACCGTGAAGGACTTTAATGACAAGGCAGCTAAACAGGATGATGCGGAATTTCACCGTCCAGCTGCAACAATGCGGCCGTTAGCTGGCAGCGTGTATTATGCGGTTGCGTTAAAACAAGCAATGCTCAATACCCAAGGCGGTCCGCGAAGAAATAGCCGTGCGGAGGTAGTTGATACTGCGGGCCAGCCGGTGCCGCATTTGTATGCTGCTGGTGAATTAGGCTCGATTTGGGGAGGCCAGTATCAAGGCGGTGGCGATATTTCAGACTGCCTGATTTTTGGTAAAATTGCCGGTGAAAATGCTGCTGCACCGAAAACAGACAATAAACAATTTTCTGCAAGTAGTACGGCTAAAACTGGGCCAGTCCAAAATATTCTTGGCTCAGATATTGCAGAAGCAACTTATTCAACTGGGAAAAATCAGTATCTTGGTGAGTCGAATGCCGGAATGGGGGATGAAATTATCGTCCGGGTAACAGTTGATGAGCAGAAAAAGATCAAGCAGGTTGAGGTTTTAAAGCATGAGGAATCCCCTGATTATGGCCTAAAGGCGATTGAAGAGCTGCCTAAGAAAATGGTGGCAGAGAACACATATGATGTTGATGCTGTTTCCGGCGCTTCCGCTTCGAGTCGGGGAATAAAAGAGGCTGTTAAAAATGCCCTAGATAAAGTAAAATAA
- a CDS encoding NADPH-dependent oxidoreductase gives MLHNSTIDAEVNHRSIRKFKDQVLTSEQLATLEEVFRRTPTSMFMQNASLLHMTDAKKRAQIRELCNQKYVGAEGDLFIFVADLYRNQQIRQQLGKDDGRLHMTDLFLQAMEDAVLAFQNVANAVESLGLGYVPLGTINDHPLKMLKVLNLPKMTFAVLGMQVGIPDQEPQLKPRLPLEFTTFENEYQTNFKVNDLHDYDQIVTTYYDLRDSNKRIDSFTKQITGKKLDKRRIDRDEIVELLHQQELCLDWK, from the coding sequence ATGCTTCATAATTCAACGATTGATGCAGAGGTCAATCACAGATCAATTCGTAAATTTAAGGATCAGGTTTTAACAAGCGAGCAGCTGGCTACCTTGGAAGAGGTTTTCCGGCGTACGCCGACCAGCATGTTCATGCAGAATGCTTCCCTACTGCACATGACTGATGCGAAAAAGCGGGCGCAGATTCGTGAATTGTGCAACCAAAAGTATGTGGGTGCCGAGGGGGACCTGTTTATTTTCGTGGCTGACTTATACCGCAACCAGCAGATTCGCCAGCAGCTAGGCAAAGATGATGGCCGGCTGCATATGACGGACTTGTTTTTGCAGGCGATGGAAGATGCAGTCTTGGCGTTTCAAAATGTGGCCAACGCGGTGGAAAGTCTGGGTCTTGGTTATGTGCCGCTTGGGACAATCAATGATCATCCGTTGAAGATGCTTAAGGTGCTAAATCTGCCCAAGATGACGTTTGCTGTGTTGGGGATGCAGGTAGGGATTCCGGACCAGGAACCACAGCTAAAACCGCGGCTGCCACTGGAATTTACGACTTTTGAAAATGAATACCAGACAAACTTTAAGGTTAACGACCTGCATGATTACGATCAGATTGTGACGACTTACTATGATTTGCGTGATTCAAATAAGCGGATTGATTCGTTTACTAAGCAGATTACGGGCAAGAAGCTGGATAAACGCCGGATAGACCGTGATGAGATTGTTGAATTACTGCATCAGCAAGAGTTGTGCTTGGACTGGAAATAA
- a CDS encoding NAD(P)-dependent alcohol dehydrogenase — protein sequence MKIKAAVLNGAHQKLQVTDVELDAPKENEVLVKIIASGICHSDTGPINNDRPGLYPTILGHEGAGIIEKVGPNVNDFSIGDHVVVSFASCGKCKFCRAGLPGACLRWGQLNSGPMYDGTYRLHTEDGQNIAATFGQSSLATYSVTNVRNLVKVDPKLDLRYLGPLGCGFMTGAGTVLHSLKPEIDDTIAVFGVGGVGLTALMAARLLHCRHIIAVDIHQSRLKIAQELGATEVIDSSTDDVAARIKEITNGMGLNYAIDTSGVAKIITIAMRSLAIKGTLVTLAAAQENIAVNPALDLMAFSHTLQGVIEGDSVPQIFIPQMIQLFVQNDFPIDKLCKFYTLDQVNEAFADSASGKTIKPIIVMDPAYQA from the coding sequence ATGAAAATTAAAGCAGCAGTTTTAAATGGTGCTCACCAAAAGTTGCAGGTAACAGATGTTGAGCTGGATGCTCCAAAAGAAAATGAGGTCTTAGTCAAGATTATTGCAAGCGGAATTTGTCATTCTGATACTGGTCCAATTAATAATGATCGGCCAGGGCTTTATCCTACCATATTAGGCCATGAAGGAGCCGGAATTATCGAAAAGGTTGGTCCTAATGTTAACGATTTTTCGATTGGCGATCACGTAGTTGTATCGTTTGCCTCGTGTGGTAAATGTAAGTTCTGTCGGGCAGGATTGCCGGGAGCATGTTTGCGCTGGGGCCAGTTGAATTCTGGTCCAATGTATGACGGGACATACCGTTTGCATACCGAAGATGGGCAAAATATTGCGGCAACTTTTGGTCAATCATCGCTTGCAACTTATTCCGTCACTAATGTGCGAAATTTGGTCAAGGTCGACCCGAAGCTTGATTTACGTTATTTGGGACCATTAGGCTGCGGTTTTATGACTGGGGCTGGGACCGTTTTGCATTCACTGAAACCAGAAATTGATGACACGATTGCTGTTTTTGGTGTTGGTGGTGTTGGCTTGACGGCTTTGATGGCAGCTAGGCTGTTGCATTGTCGTCACATCATTGCGGTTGATATTCATCAAAGCCGTTTAAAAATTGCCCAGGAATTGGGGGCAACCGAAGTGATTGACTCAAGTACCGATGATGTGGCAGCGCGCATTAAGGAAATTACCAATGGGATGGGCTTGAATTATGCAATTGATACTTCTGGTGTAGCAAAAATAATTACGATTGCCATGCGCTCATTAGCAATTAAGGGGACACTGGTAACGTTGGCTGCTGCTCAAGAAAATATTGCAGTTAATCCGGCTCTTGACCTGATGGCCTTTTCGCATACGCTTCAAGGCGTGATCGAGGGGGACTCGGTTCCGCAAATTTTCATTCCGCAAATGATTCAATTATTTGTGCAAAACGACTTTCCAATTGATAAATTGTGTAAGTTTTACACGTTGGACCAAGTTAATGAGGCGTTTGCTGATTCCGCATCAGGAAAAACAATTAAGCCAATTATCGTAATGGATCCCGCTTATCAGGCATAA
- a CDS encoding FAD-binding protein, translated as MIVNSKTVFDTKYDVVVLGFGGAGATAARFAADAGAKVLIVDSAPEGHEGGNTRYSGQMVGYSNDEEAYRKYFHSLAQHFNLDEDLAETFISGIAGMKDYFKKYLDVEHVYSFKEDIMGKSHDDIIADYPAFPGAKNYDMIMVHKGIVDGALWNILRQKVLDRSDKIDVWYSSPVKHLLQNSRQMVVGVQVERDHVLVNVYAQNGVVLATGGFENNQQMIQDYIGNYQLIPVAGLYNKGKGVDLATEVGAKLWHMTKFSGGGLQQNFAVWEPNLQRAKAYHNTPELCSGSIFTVGDDGCRYFNEQLQPHEGYVRMGGSYHTPVNPIHPYLVFDEKQKNKISQMTASPYDRVLNYVIKADTIAELAQKMGVDPEKLQATVTEFNFFAENGQDYAYHRDGKTLTAFAADGPYYAVKLVQVMGWTQGGPKRNSRCEIISAIDGQPIPHLYGAGELGSVITNLYQGGSNLANCLIFGKIAGQNAAHPKDDLCQETDNLDADIPTIADNKSLSSDIASVDYPTDKNQYIGRSGKGMGNEIIVRVTADHEKNIKNVEVLKQTESDDYGLKAIKELPLEMVKQNSYDVDAISGASNTSRGLKDAVRDALSKIK; from the coding sequence ATGATCGTTAATAGTAAAACAGTTTTTGATACGAAGTATGATGTAGTTGTTTTAGGATTCGGCGGTGCCGGTGCCACAGCAGCACGCTTTGCCGCGGATGCTGGTGCTAAAGTATTGATTGTTGATTCTGCACCGGAGGGCCATGAAGGCGGCAATACCAGATATTCTGGACAAATGGTTGGATACAGTAACGATGAGGAAGCCTACCGTAAATATTTTCACAGCTTAGCCCAGCATTTTAATTTAGATGAGGATTTGGCAGAGACCTTTATTTCTGGTATCGCGGGGATGAAGGATTATTTTAAAAAATATTTGGACGTTGAGCATGTTTATAGTTTTAAGGAAGATATCATGGGTAAAAGCCATGATGATATTATTGCTGATTACCCGGCTTTTCCTGGTGCCAAGAATTATGACATGATCATGGTACATAAGGGAATTGTTGACGGTGCTTTATGGAATATTCTGCGGCAAAAGGTGTTGGACCGTTCTGACAAGATTGATGTCTGGTATTCTTCTCCTGTTAAACATTTACTGCAGAATTCGCGGCAAATGGTGGTCGGCGTTCAAGTCGAACGAGATCATGTTTTGGTTAATGTTTATGCCCAAAATGGTGTAGTTTTAGCGACTGGCGGCTTTGAAAACAACCAGCAAATGATTCAAGATTACATCGGAAATTATCAGCTTATTCCAGTCGCGGGTCTCTATAATAAGGGAAAAGGGGTTGATCTGGCTACCGAAGTTGGCGCTAAATTATGGCACATGACCAAGTTTTCCGGTGGTGGGTTGCAGCAAAACTTTGCAGTCTGGGAACCAAATTTGCAGCGGGCCAAAGCTTACCACAACACACCTGAACTGTGTTCCGGCAGTATTTTTACCGTTGGCGATGATGGTTGCCGCTACTTTAATGAACAATTGCAGCCGCATGAAGGGTACGTCCGCATGGGTGGCTCCTACCATACACCGGTTAACCCAATTCATCCTTACTTAGTATTTGATGAAAAGCAAAAAAATAAAATCAGTCAAATGACTGCTTCGCCGTATGATCGGGTCTTGAACTATGTCATCAAGGCAGATACGATTGCTGAATTGGCGCAAAAGATGGGTGTGGATCCAGAGAAGCTGCAGGCAACTGTAACAGAGTTTAACTTCTTTGCGGAAAATGGTCAGGATTATGCTTATCACAGAGATGGCAAGACACTAACTGCTTTTGCGGCAGATGGTCCTTACTATGCTGTTAAACTGGTACAAGTAATGGGTTGGACTCAAGGCGGCCCGAAACGCAACAGCCGCTGCGAAATTATTTCTGCAATTGATGGACAGCCAATTCCGCATTTGTACGGCGCAGGCGAACTTGGGAGTGTGATTACTAACTTGTATCAAGGTGGTTCGAACCTAGCTAACTGTCTGATTTTTGGCAAAATTGCTGGGCAAAATGCGGCTCATCCTAAGGACGATTTATGTCAAGAAACGGACAATTTGGATGCCGATATACCGACTATTGCTGATAATAAGTCACTTAGTTCTGATATTGCATCCGTGGATTATCCGACTGATAAGAATCAGTATATTGGCCGTTCTGGTAAAGGCATGGGCAATGAAATTATTGTCCGAGTAACTGCGGATCACGAGAAAAACATTAAAAATGTGGAAGTACTCAAACAAACAGAGTCAGATGATTATGGTCTAAAGGCAATTAAGGAGTTGCCGCTGGAAATGGTGAAGCAGAATAGTTATGATGTGGATGCCATTTCGGGGGCATCTAATACCAGCCGTGGGTTAAAAGATGCGGTTAGAGATGCTCTGTCAAAAATAAAATAA
- the galE gene encoding UDP-glucose 4-epimerase GalE: MRILIIGGAGYIGSQAVKSLINEGSEIVVLDSLVTGHKRAIDPKAKFYQGDIEDTFLVSQILRTEKIDAVMHFAAYSLVPESVKKPLKYYDNNVTGMISLLKAMNDAQVKYLVFSSSAATYGIPKKLPITEDTPLNPINPYGETKMMMEKIMHWADKADGIKSIALRYFNVAGAASDGSIGEDHAPETHLVPNILNSAISGDGKFTIFGNDYDTKDGTNVRDYVQVEDLIDAHILALRHLIKTNKSDVFNLGTAHGYSNLEILEAARKVTGIDIPYTMGPRRGGDPDSLVADSSKARTVLGWQPQHENVEEVIQTAWNWHKNHPEGYDD; the protein is encoded by the coding sequence ATGCGTATTTTAATTATTGGCGGAGCCGGTTATATCGGTTCGCAAGCCGTCAAGAGTTTGATTAATGAAGGTAGCGAAATCGTTGTGCTTGATTCGCTGGTTACAGGCCATAAAAGGGCAATTGATCCCAAGGCTAAGTTTTATCAGGGCGACATTGAAGACACTTTTCTTGTCAGCCAAATCCTGCGCACGGAAAAAATCGACGCGGTAATGCACTTTGCCGCCTATTCACTAGTACCGGAATCGGTGAAAAAGCCGTTGAAGTATTACGACAACAATGTTACCGGCATGATCTCGCTATTAAAGGCAATGAATGACGCCCAGGTCAAGTACCTCGTCTTCTCTTCCAGTGCCGCAACTTACGGCATTCCAAAGAAATTGCCCATTACCGAAGATACGCCGCTAAACCCAATCAACCCGTACGGCGAAACCAAGATGATGATGGAGAAAATCATGCACTGGGCCGACAAAGCCGACGGGATCAAGTCAATCGCCTTGCGTTACTTTAACGTGGCCGGTGCTGCCAGCGACGGCAGCATCGGTGAAGATCATGCACCGGAAACCCATCTTGTCCCTAATATCTTGAACAGCGCTATTTCCGGCGACGGCAAGTTTACCATTTTTGGCAACGACTATGATACCAAAGATGGCACCAATGTGCGCGACTACGTTCAAGTTGAAGATTTAATTGACGCCCATATCCTGGCGCTAAGGCATCTAATTAAAACAAATAAATCCGATGTTTTCAATTTAGGTACGGCTCATGGTTATTCCAACTTGGAAATTTTAGAAGCCGCACGTAAGGTCACGGGCATCGACATTCCATACACAATGGGACCACGACGCGGCGGTGATCCTGACTCTCTTGTCGCCGATTCAAGCAAGGCCCGAACGGTTTTAGGCTGGCAGCCGCAACACGAAAACGTGGAAGAAGTTATTCAAACTGCATGGAACTGGCACAAGAACCATCCAGAAGGTTATGATGACTAA
- a CDS encoding FAD-dependent oxidoreductase, with protein sequence MQTKEQYDVVVVGGGAAGFTAAYEASHRGLSVLVVEKGKTTGGSGEYIEGAFAVDSYLQKKHNVQLTKEDVLNEELNYSHYRADTQVWKEYIAASADMIKWLHDIGAEYLDVEPLGSGYRTWHLFKGLGKAVIHDVLEPKSKKQGTDVLTETSVTKVNLDKQGKVTSVNIENLADHSTKTVTTQAVVLATGGYLNNKEMIKNDTHYDDDQLIPVNSEKNTGDGLQLAWDAGAQKYAMGTAMLFGGYLKDHTKPGYVYRYSELNGAADQQSLLWVNENGDRFVNEEVVDNFALAGNALFTQGKVFTILDQSTIDHLTNDKLYKAMGTWDYHDTKLPHLQEEIDKALADDAPYITKADSIAELANKVGLADLEVTVTRYNQLSHDGQDLDFGKKSDFMIPVENGPVYAIELGIGAFCTMGGLKTDTKHNVLNRKGQPITGLYAIGNDGAGMLIGDTYGPNMPGTEAGFVFYSGKHVADIISDKIKG encoded by the coding sequence ATGCAAACTAAAGAACAATATGATGTTGTAGTTGTCGGCGGTGGGGCAGCTGGATTTACAGCTGCCTACGAAGCCAGCCATCGCGGATTGTCAGTTCTAGTAGTAGAAAAAGGAAAAACCACTGGTGGTAGCGGTGAATACATTGAAGGGGCATTTGCCGTTGATTCTTACTTGCAAAAAAAGCACAACGTGCAACTAACCAAGGAAGACGTACTAAATGAAGAACTGAATTATTCACATTACCGTGCTGATACTCAGGTTTGGAAAGAATACATCGCTGCTTCAGCTGACATGATCAAGTGGCTGCACGATATTGGAGCCGAATATCTTGATGTGGAACCCCTTGGTAGCGGCTACCGCACATGGCACCTGTTCAAAGGCCTGGGCAAAGCTGTTATTCATGACGTGTTAGAGCCGAAATCTAAGAAGCAGGGCACGGATGTCTTAACCGAAACTAGCGTAACCAAGGTCAATTTGGATAAGCAAGGCAAGGTTACCAGCGTCAACATTGAAAATTTGGCAGATCATTCAACTAAAACTGTTACCACTCAAGCCGTTGTTTTGGCCACCGGTGGTTACTTAAATAATAAAGAAATGATCAAGAATGATACCCACTATGACGATGACCAATTAATTCCGGTCAATTCTGAAAAGAACACCGGCGATGGCTTGCAACTGGCATGGGATGCTGGCGCGCAAAAATATGCAATGGGGACAGCAATGCTCTTCGGCGGCTATTTAAAGGATCATACTAAACCAGGTTACGTTTATCGTTATTCTGAATTAAACGGTGCAGCTGACCAGCAATCACTGCTTTGGGTAAACGAAAACGGTGACCGTTTTGTCAATGAAGAAGTCGTCGACAACTTTGCCTTGGCGGGCAATGCACTATTTACTCAAGGAAAAGTATTTACTATTCTTGACCAGAGTACCATTGATCATTTGACTAACGACAAGTTGTACAAGGCAATGGGGACCTGGGATTATCACGATACCAAGCTGCCGCACCTGCAGGAAGAAATTGATAAAGCACTTGCAGACGATGCTCCATATATTACTAAGGCAGACTCGATTGCTGAACTAGCTAACAAAGTTGGTTTAGCCGACTTAGAAGTTACTGTCACTAGATATAACCAATTGTCTCATGATGGTCAAGACCTTGATTTTGGTAAAAAATCCGACTTTATGATTCCAGTTGAAAATGGTCCCGTTTATGCAATAGAATTAGGAATCGGTGCTTTTTGTACAATGGGCGGCCTAAAGACGGACACTAAGCACAACGTTTTAAACAGAAAGGGCCAACCAATTACCGGATTGTATGCAATTGGCAATGATGGCGCCGGCATGCTAATCGGGGACACTTATGGACCTAATATGCCAGGAACGGAAGCAGGATTTGTCTTCTATTCTGGCAAACACGTTGCCGACATCATTTCTGACAAAATTAAAGGTTAA
- a CDS encoding BspA family leucine-rich repeat surface protein: protein MNFKQLKRNFLIIFVAFIGALSCLTLINDTSKTVTTVQTVKAAKKAKKIKYYDIRHDSNADDYYDLGHGKFVRATGKVQTKAVRIHNKKKKSKFMIDGQCIVKFNKKSKTLHISAGNKGNKLGKMDLGLAPGTAYSNGYEYHVAHISIDSKIVAPKNSWGLFSRFTKLNNFIGLDNVDTSKVTNMRNMFDSDKRLKSLDLSSWNTSKVTDMLDMFVFCSKLTSLNLSGWDTSKVTDMSSMFEGCSKLTSLDLSSWDTSKVTDMSDMFAGCSCLSEDKIKVKNDDLSKLGNEDTNTDAMFDGTLDPNKNSDNNDDEDSNDDEDSNDYDDNDENEDSDDNDDNDENEDSDDNDDEDEDSNNEDDEDSNDDYDQDDANYAYNLNAVEMPKLDFNRNK, encoded by the coding sequence ATGAATTTTAAACAATTAAAGCGAAATTTTTTGATTATTTTTGTAGCATTTATTGGTGCTTTAAGTTGCTTAACTTTGATAAATGATACAAGTAAAACGGTGACAACAGTACAAACAGTTAAGGCAGCTAAAAAAGCAAAAAAGATTAAGTATTATGACATAAGACATGACAGTAATGCCGATGATTATTATGATTTAGGTCATGGCAAGTTTGTTCGTGCCACTGGAAAAGTTCAAACTAAAGCAGTGAGAATTCATAATAAGAAAAAGAAATCTAAATTTATGATAGATGGTCAGTGTATTGTCAAATTTAATAAAAAGAGTAAGACTCTGCACATTTCTGCTGGTAATAAAGGCAATAAATTAGGTAAAATGGATTTGGGGTTGGCTCCAGGAACAGCGTACTCCAATGGCTATGAATATCATGTAGCTCATATTAGCATTGATTCAAAAATTGTAGCTCCTAAAAATTCATGGGGTTTATTTTCAAGATTTACTAAGTTAAATAATTTTATTGGATTAGATAACGTAGATACCAGTAAAGTGACGAATATGAGAAACATGTTTGATTCAGATAAGCGTTTAAAGAGTTTGGACTTAAGCAGCTGGAACACCAGCAAAGTAACAGACATGCTTGACATGTTCGTGTTTTGTTCTAAGTTAACAAGTTTGAACTTAAGCGGATGGGACACCAGCAAAGTAACAGACATGTCTTCCATGTTCGAAGGTTGCTCTAAGTTAACAAGTTTGGACTTAAGCAGCTGGGACACTAGCAAAGTAACAGACATGTCTGACATGTTCGCTGGCTGCTCTTGCTTAAGCGAAGATAAAATCAAAGTTAAGAATGATGATCTAAGTAAATTGGGTAATGAGGATACTAATACAGACGCTATGTTTGATGGTACTTTAGATCCTAATAAAAATTCGGATAATAATGACGATGAAGATTCGAATGATGATGAAGATTCAAACGATTATGATGACAATGACGAGAACGAAGATTCCGATGATAATGATGACAATGACGAGAACGAAGATTCCGATGATAATGATGATGAGGACGAAGACTCTAACAACGAAGACGATGAAGATTCGAATGACGACTACGATCAAGATGATGCAAACTATGCATACAATCTAAATGCTGTTGAAATGCCTAAGCTTGATTTTAATCGTAACAAGTAA
- a CDS encoding GNAT family N-acetyltransferase, producing MFTCDSFNINGQEVELVLPEKQYAKDLAEIVNRNCDQFKQWFTWAETPASEASEQGFIEMARTENAIYKMLVLIILVDGKTAGTLDLHNIHQYDRRAEIGYWLDSRYQGCGIMTTAVKHLVQIAFTKMELHKLVLLADHNNLKSRAVAERVGFIHEALLRDQIKYSYGYGDLDEYCLINEEE from the coding sequence ATGTTTACTTGTGATAGTTTTAATATTAACGGTCAGGAAGTCGAATTAGTGTTGCCGGAAAAGCAATATGCCAAGGACCTAGCTGAAATTGTCAACCGCAATTGCGACCAGTTCAAGCAGTGGTTTACTTGGGCGGAAACACCGGCAAGTGAAGCAAGTGAGCAGGGCTTTATCGAAATGGCGCGCACGGAAAATGCCATTTACAAGATGCTGGTTTTAATAATTCTGGTTGACGGCAAAACGGCCGGCACGCTTGATTTACACAACATTCACCAGTATGACCGCCGGGCTGAAATTGGCTATTGGCTGGACAGTAGGTATCAGGGATGCGGGATCATGACGACAGCGGTAAAACATTTGGTTCAAATTGCTTTCACCAAAATGGAGTTACATAAGCTGGTGCTTTTGGCCGATCATAACAATCTCAAGAGCAGGGCGGTTGCCGAAAGAGTGGGCTTTATCCATGAAGCCTTGCTGCGCGACCAAATTAAGTATAGTTATGGCTATGGCGACCTTGATGAGTATTGTCTAATTAATGAAGAAGAATAA
- a CDS encoding LysR family transcriptional regulator, translating into MDSEQLKVFLAVVQQGSFGRVAEQKYVTQRAVSRQISRLETEIGVCLFNRTHNRISLTPAGKYFAGRAQEYLNNFDATVSELRNISQSTEDTLYVGYFSIFDAYIMEKEIINYQKTGLPRINFSTSEESVEHSLADLALNKLDCAYINHYGTYDIPHNSLYELVPVYSNEMVLGISRQNPLSLKKYIDESDLEGQTLFYYSNENSDFMRKTFTATLHKNSIKYRIERVSSIEQLMTSTALNQGIAYIPRGLINLIMQPDDEITYCHLRSKQQDQKYSMQLIYLKNNRSKALKNFVKSIKNGKLS; encoded by the coding sequence ATGGATAGCGAACAGTTAAAAGTTTTCTTAGCCGTTGTCCAACAAGGAAGTTTTGGAAGGGTAGCAGAACAAAAATATGTTACACAAAGAGCAGTATCACGACAAATTTCCCGTTTAGAAACTGAAATTGGCGTGTGCCTGTTCAATCGTACCCACAACCGCATTAGTTTGACACCTGCTGGTAAATATTTTGCAGGTAGGGCACAGGAATATTTAAATAATTTTGATGCAACTGTTTCTGAATTGAGGAATATCTCTCAGTCAACAGAAGATACCCTGTATGTTGGTTACTTTTCGATTTTTGATGCTTACATTATGGAAAAAGAAATTATCAATTATCAAAAGACAGGTTTACCCCGAATTAATTTTTCGACGTCTGAAGAAAGTGTCGAACACAGTTTGGCCGATTTAGCCTTGAATAAACTGGATTGTGCCTATATCAATCATTATGGCACCTATGACATTCCCCATAATTCCTTATATGAACTTGTACCGGTTTATTCGAATGAAATGGTCTTGGGAATTAGCCGGCAAAATCCGTTGAGTTTGAAAAAGTATATTGATGAGAGTGATTTAGAAGGACAAACTTTATTTTATTACAGTAATGAAAATTCTGATTTTATGCGTAAAACTTTTACAGCTACATTGCATAAAAACTCAATTAAGTACCGTATTGAACGGGTTTCTTCAATTGAGCAGTTAATGACTAGTACGGCTCTTAATCAAGGAATTGCTTATATTCCACGGGGATTGATTAATTTAATCATGCAGCCTGATGATGAGATCACATACTGTCATTTACGTTCAAAGCAACAGGATCAGAAATATTCAATGCAGCTGATTTATCTCAAGAATAATAGATCTAAAGCTTTAAAGAATTTTGTTAAATCAATTAAGAATGGGAAATTATCATAG